In the Arachis stenosperma cultivar V10309 chromosome 8, arast.V10309.gnm1.PFL2, whole genome shotgun sequence genome, GTGGAACAccactatgaaatcagtagccCAAGGTGCCAAGAATCATGTCAAGTCATCACAACACAAGGCTGCTAATaatagcaacaacaacaacatgtCTCAccaatcttcttcttcttccatgaTTGCTAATAATAACAAGTTAAGAGATGAGATTGATGAGATTGAACACATGAAGAAGGCTGAGGAGTCTCTTAGAACCGTCATGTATTTGAGCACGTGGGGTCCTAACAGTTAGTTTTAAAGGttgaaactatatatatatatggctgAGGGGGCTCATAACAGTATAATAAGATTATGTGTTACTCTTAGCTTGGATGTAAGTTGAATGTGATATGATGAATGAGTATAAATTTGCTATGGCAATTATTTGTAACATTTTCAATTCGTGCTTTATTAGTAACATTTTCATCAGTAAAATGGATGGTTTTAGCTCATGCATTTTGATTGACATAAGGAGAGATCTGTTAACCTAATCCTATGTATATAGACAACTATCACACCATTGAGATCTGAGAGACACAATACTCATTTGGCTAATATTCTTGGAAATTAGAAGAACTCTTTTTCCCTCTTTGGCCATATCCAAAGGACCAACCGACCAAGCAAGAATGAGAATTAAATTAACTCAGTTGCTTAAACCAAATTGGATAATATCCACCTAAACTTGTTTTTGTAAATTTATGTTCGCAATTCATAAATGGGATTTCACTTTAAAATTCAATAAAGTGGTATCAAGGTTacgttcttttaattttttatttaggatGTTTATATCAGAGTCATATTGCAAGAATTTGGTGATTTAAGAGTTCCTTTGCAGAACTTCTGGATAGATATTTTACATTTGAACAAAATTCTTTtcagttaaattttttttttttagttgttctGGAACAATTATAAActctaaaaaaacaaaaacctGATTTTGTTTCTGGTGTCAACATGCTAGGGGGTGGTCCTGTTCATGGGATCAAATTATGTTCTAAAAGAAAATATCGAAATTCCATCAATCTCATAAGTATAAT is a window encoding:
- the LOC130946378 gene encoding uncharacterized protein LOC130946378, giving the protein MCRGVMAVASTTVGVMEVLKDQGYCRWNTTMKSVAQGAKNHVKSSQHKAANNSNNNNMSHQSSSSSMIANNNKLRDEIDEIEHMKKAEESLRTVMYLSTWGPNS